The proteins below are encoded in one region of Triticum aestivum cultivar Chinese Spring chromosome 1B, IWGSC CS RefSeq v2.1, whole genome shotgun sequence:
- the LOC123148721 gene encoding stomatin-like protein 2, mitochondrial — translation MAMWMSAATRAMRVHARRTPASFLLRDSARPDPNRALLQGQAPAPRWYSGAAAGADPPSIPFPAHLGVATVPDLHVFVVERFGHYHKILPSGVHFLLPVVDRIAYVHSLKVKPIRIPNYPAVTKDNALIQFGGLLHLQISDPFLASYAVDGNPIHAVTQLAETVQMREIGKMTLEQSFEQRDQLDRNIMKSMNDAACEWGVECIKYEFCIQWERSKSLYEVLSTSDDMGGVLSDDKQEPVPHTKQE, via the exons ATGGCGATGTGGATGTCGGCGGCCACCCGCGCGATGCGCGTCCACGCGCGCCGcacccccgcctccttcctcctccgcgaCTCCGCCCGCCCGGACCCCAACCGGGCGCTGCTGCAGGGCCAAGCGCCCGCGCCCCGCTGGTACTCGGGAGCCGCCGCGGGCGCCGATCCGCCGTCGATCCCATTCCCAGCGCAccttggcgtggccacagtgccggACCTACATGTGTTCGTCGTCGAGCGATTCGGCCACTACCACAAGATCCTGCCCTCTGGGGTTCACTTCCTCTTGCCCGTCGTCGACCGCATCGCGTACGTCCACTCGCTCAAGGTGAAGCCCATCCGCATCCCCAACTATCCTGCGGTCACCAAAGATAACGCCTTGATCCAGTTTGGAGGATTGCTTCATCTACAG ATATCAGATCCGTTCCTTGCCTCCTACGCTGTGGACGGCAACCCCATTCACGCTGTCACCCAGCTTGCAGAGACTGTTCAGATGAGGGAAATCGGCAAGATGACCCTTGAGCAGAGCTTTGAGCAGCGAGACCAGCTCGACCGCAACATTATG AAGTCAATGAATGACGCAGCGTGCGAATGGGGGGTGGAGTGTATCAAATATGAGTTTT GCATTCAATGGGAGCGAAGTAAGTCACTGTATGAGGTGCTGTCCACCAGCGACGACATGGGCGGCGTCTTGTCAGATGACAAGCAGGAACCAGTGCCGCATACCAAGCAAGAGTAG